The Burkholderia lata genome contains a region encoding:
- a CDS encoding glycosyltransferase family 4 protein, translating to MSATSPLRIALVCNTAWAIYTYRHGLIRALVARGAEVIVIAPHDRTVPLLEQMGCRYVALAVASKGTSPREDLGTLAALVRHYRALKPDLVFHYTIKPNIYGSVAAWLARVPSIAVTTGLGYVFIQKSRAASVAKRLYRFAFRFPREVWFLNRDDLATFTDEQLLAHPDRARLLHGEGVDLEQFAPVPLPAGDAPVFILIGRLLWDKGVREYVEAARIVRARVPNARFQLLGPLGVDNPSAIGRADVDAWVGEGVIEYLGEAHDVRPHIAAADCVVLPSYREGVPRTLMEASAMGRPIVATDVPGCRDVVADGETGFLCRVRDSASLAEQLNRMIALGPEGRAALGERGRHKVASEFDEQQVVERYRETIHSLTGFTL from the coding sequence ATGTCCGCCACTTCCCCGCTGCGCATCGCGCTCGTCTGCAACACGGCCTGGGCGATCTACACGTATCGCCACGGGCTGATCCGTGCGCTCGTCGCGCGCGGCGCCGAGGTCATCGTGATCGCGCCGCACGACCGCACGGTGCCGTTGCTCGAGCAGATGGGCTGCCGCTACGTGGCGCTCGCGGTCGCGTCGAAAGGCACGAGCCCGCGCGAGGATCTCGGCACGCTCGCCGCGCTGGTGCGTCACTACCGCGCGCTGAAGCCCGATCTCGTGTTCCATTACACGATCAAGCCGAACATCTACGGCTCGGTCGCCGCGTGGCTCGCGCGCGTGCCGTCGATCGCGGTGACGACGGGCCTCGGCTACGTCTTCATCCAGAAAAGCCGCGCGGCAAGCGTCGCGAAGCGCCTGTACCGGTTCGCGTTCCGCTTCCCGCGTGAAGTGTGGTTCCTGAACCGCGACGATCTCGCGACCTTCACCGACGAGCAGTTGCTCGCGCATCCCGATCGCGCGCGGCTGCTGCACGGCGAAGGCGTCGACCTCGAACAGTTCGCGCCCGTGCCGCTGCCCGCTGGCGACGCCCCCGTCTTCATCCTGATCGGCCGGCTGCTGTGGGACAAGGGTGTGCGCGAATACGTGGAGGCCGCGCGCATCGTGCGCGCGCGTGTCCCGAACGCGCGCTTCCAGCTACTCGGGCCGCTCGGCGTCGACAATCCGAGCGCGATCGGCCGCGCGGATGTCGATGCGTGGGTCGGCGAAGGCGTGATCGAATATCTCGGCGAGGCGCACGACGTGCGCCCGCATATCGCGGCGGCCGACTGCGTCGTGCTGCCGTCGTACCGCGAAGGCGTGCCGCGCACGCTGATGGAAGCGTCGGCGATGGGCCGCCCGATCGTCGCGACCGACGTGCCGGGCTGCCGCGACGTCGTCGCCGATGGCGAAACAGGCTTCCTGTGCCGCGTGCGCGACAGCGCGAGCCTCGCGGAGCAACTGAATCGCATGATCGCGCTCGGACCGGAAGGCCGGGCGGCGTTGGGCGAACGCGGCCGGCACAAGGTCGCGTCGGAGTTCGACGAGCAACAGGTCGTCGAGCGCTATAGGGAGACCATCCATTCGTTGACCGGATTCACACTCTGA
- a CDS encoding glycosyltransferase: MTSPDCPTPLDDMAVLMPAYNGHDDVVRTLASFREDTPVHVLIVDDGSTPPIVAPDLPGLAIDVLRMPQNGGIERALAAGIDALAARGFRYAARIDAGDLAAPLRLAKERAYLGAHPRVACVGMWTQVVSHAGEPRFMLTPPADPDTLRRTRFLRSPLVHPSVMLRIDAVREVGNYRAKYRAAEDLDLFLRLMQRYDCANLPELGLYYELNEGGISATKRRRQLVSTLTLLLSHFNVLNPYDWAGLAKNLLHFVTPYRTLQRIKQTLFAARPSA, encoded by the coding sequence ATGACGTCCCCTGATTGCCCGACCCCGCTCGACGACATGGCCGTGCTGATGCCGGCCTACAACGGGCACGACGACGTCGTTCGGACCCTCGCCTCGTTTCGCGAGGACACGCCCGTGCACGTGCTGATCGTCGATGACGGCAGCACGCCGCCGATCGTCGCGCCCGACCTGCCCGGCCTCGCGATCGACGTGCTGCGCATGCCGCAGAACGGCGGCATCGAGCGTGCGCTCGCGGCCGGCATCGACGCGCTCGCCGCACGAGGCTTCCGCTATGCGGCGCGCATCGACGCGGGCGATCTCGCCGCACCGCTGCGCCTCGCGAAGGAGCGCGCGTATCTCGGCGCCCACCCGCGCGTGGCCTGCGTCGGCATGTGGACGCAAGTCGTGTCCCACGCCGGCGAGCCGCGCTTCATGCTGACCCCGCCCGCCGATCCGGATACGCTGCGCCGCACGCGCTTCCTGCGCTCGCCGCTCGTGCACCCGTCGGTCATGTTGCGCATCGACGCCGTGCGTGAAGTGGGGAACTATCGTGCGAAATACCGTGCGGCCGAGGATCTCGATCTTTTTTTGCGGTTAATGCAACGCTACGATTGCGCGAACCTGCCGGAACTGGGCCTCTATTACGAATTGAACGAGGGCGGGATCAGTGCGACCAAGCGCCGGCGCCAGCTGGTGTCGACGCTCACGCTGCTGCTGAGCCACTTCAACGTGCTGAACCCGTACGACTGGGCCGGCCTCGCCAAGAACCTGCTGCATTTCGTGACGCCGTACCGTACGTTGCAGCGAATCAAGCAGACGCTGTTCGCCGCGCGGCCGTCCGCGTGA
- a CDS encoding lipopolysaccharide biosynthesis protein — MLKRFGNPDVAKAVANLVWLGLERLTQIGVAIAISGLLARYFGPDVFGKWQYANTLLLVLAPLTWVCGAEILVPTIVQRPPAQLGAVLGSAFALRIAVSVAALVVTWIAIAAGAFDPLVGAMLAGLAVTMVFREPFVGVINAWLQSMTYSKPQLVTSMVTALVKALLVWLLVRAAAGPARFAWLWALEAAAIGFALLLYYRHRNGGALGWTFDKPLFRHFATAGTVFWLGLICMYLFLKLDRLMLERHVSFADLGRYSAAQQLNENWITLALMLAQTIAPAFVYRVQDVARLRRNIVRLIAMTACLMTAGALVLDAAAPLIVGKVFGRGYEASVDIFRWAVWLSVPAGIEAIGNLIVLKYQAKFVLLSKWLLALAIAALVNLFAIPRLGLYGALVGLAAGYLAAAAVNFYYIRFKLRP, encoded by the coding sequence ATGCTGAAGCGCTTCGGCAACCCGGATGTCGCGAAGGCCGTCGCGAATCTCGTCTGGCTGGGGCTCGAACGGCTGACGCAGATCGGCGTCGCGATCGCGATCAGCGGCCTGCTGGCCCGTTATTTCGGGCCAGATGTGTTCGGCAAATGGCAGTATGCGAATACGCTCCTCCTGGTACTGGCGCCGCTCACCTGGGTGTGCGGCGCGGAAATCCTCGTCCCGACCATCGTCCAGCGCCCGCCCGCCCAGCTCGGCGCGGTGCTCGGCAGCGCATTCGCGCTGCGCATCGCCGTCTCCGTCGCCGCGCTCGTCGTGACCTGGATCGCGATCGCCGCGGGCGCCTTCGATCCGCTGGTCGGCGCGATGCTCGCGGGCCTCGCGGTCACGATGGTGTTCCGCGAGCCGTTCGTCGGCGTCATCAACGCGTGGCTGCAGAGCATGACCTACAGCAAGCCGCAGCTCGTCACCAGCATGGTCACCGCGCTGGTGAAGGCGCTGCTCGTCTGGCTGCTGGTCCGTGCGGCCGCGGGCCCCGCCCGCTTCGCGTGGCTGTGGGCGCTCGAGGCCGCCGCCATCGGCTTCGCGCTGCTGCTGTACTACCGGCATCGTAACGGCGGCGCGCTCGGCTGGACGTTCGACAAGCCGCTGTTCAGGCACTTTGCGACGGCCGGCACCGTGTTCTGGCTCGGCCTCATCTGCATGTACCTGTTCCTGAAGCTCGACCGCCTGATGCTCGAGCGCCACGTATCGTTCGCCGATCTCGGCCGCTACTCGGCCGCGCAGCAGCTCAACGAGAACTGGATCACGCTCGCGCTGATGCTCGCGCAGACGATCGCGCCCGCCTTCGTCTATCGCGTGCAGGACGTCGCGCGGCTGCGCCGCAACATCGTCCGGCTGATCGCGATGACGGCCTGCCTGATGACGGCCGGCGCGCTTGTGCTCGACGCCGCCGCCCCGCTGATCGTCGGCAAGGTGTTCGGCCGCGGCTACGAGGCATCGGTCGACATCTTCCGCTGGGCGGTCTGGCTGTCGGTACCGGCCGGCATCGAGGCGATAGGCAATCTTATCGTTCTCAAATATCAAGCAAAATTCGTGTTGCTGTCGAAATGGCTGCTCGCGCTCGCGATCGCCGCGCTCGTCAACCTGTTCGCCATCCCGCGGCTCGGCCTGTACGGCGCGCTCGTCGGGTTGGCGGCCGGCTACCTGGCCGCCGCCGCCGTTAATTTTTATTACATCCGTTTCAAGCTGCGACCATGA
- a CDS encoding phosphomannomutase/phosphoglucomutase, which produces MISQSIFKAYDIRGVVGKTLDTDTARAIGRAFGSEVRAQGGDAVVVARDGRLSGPDLVGALADGLRAAGVDVVDVGMVPTPVGYFAANVPLALKDGERRVDSCIVVTGSHNPPDYNGFKMVLRGAAIYGEQIQALYQRIVDERFETGNGSYEQFDVADQYIARIVGDIKPARPMKLVVDAGNGVAGPLATRLFKALGCELVERFTDIDGTFPNHHPDPAHPENLQDVIQALKDTDAEIGFAFDGDGDRLGVVTKDGQIIYPDRQLMLFAEEVLSRNPGAQIIYDVKCTRHLAQWIKSKGGEPLMWKTGHSLVKAKLRETGAPLAGEMSGHVFFKDRWYGFDDGLYTGARLLEILTKTADPSALLNGLPDAMSTPELQLWLDEGENFRLIDKLQKEAKFDGAEEVVTIDGLRVEYPDGFGLARSSNTTPVVVMRFESETQEGLKRIQEDFRRVLTAAKPDVKLPF; this is translated from the coding sequence ATGATCTCCCAATCCATCTTCAAGGCATATGACATTCGTGGTGTGGTCGGCAAGACGCTCGACACCGACACCGCGCGCGCGATCGGCCGGGCGTTCGGCAGCGAAGTGCGCGCGCAGGGCGGCGATGCGGTGGTCGTCGCGCGCGACGGCCGCCTGTCCGGGCCGGACCTCGTCGGCGCGCTGGCCGACGGCCTGCGTGCGGCGGGCGTCGACGTCGTCGACGTCGGCATGGTGCCCACGCCGGTCGGCTATTTCGCGGCGAACGTCCCGCTCGCGCTGAAGGACGGCGAGCGCCGCGTCGATTCGTGCATCGTCGTCACGGGCAGCCACAACCCGCCCGACTACAACGGCTTCAAGATGGTGCTGCGCGGCGCCGCGATCTACGGCGAGCAGATCCAGGCGCTGTATCAGCGCATCGTCGACGAGCGTTTCGAGACGGGCAACGGCTCGTACGAACAGTTCGACGTGGCCGATCAATACATCGCACGCATCGTCGGCGACATCAAGCCGGCCCGCCCGATGAAGCTCGTCGTCGACGCCGGCAACGGCGTGGCCGGCCCGCTCGCGACGCGCCTGTTCAAGGCGCTCGGCTGCGAGCTGGTGGAGCGTTTCACCGACATCGACGGCACGTTCCCGAACCATCACCCCGATCCCGCCCACCCGGAAAACCTGCAGGACGTGATCCAGGCGCTGAAGGACACCGACGCCGAGATCGGCTTCGCGTTCGACGGCGATGGCGACCGGCTCGGCGTCGTCACGAAGGATGGCCAGATCATCTATCCGGACCGCCAGCTGATGCTGTTCGCGGAAGAGGTGCTGTCGCGCAACCCGGGCGCGCAGATCATCTATGACGTGAAGTGCACGCGCCACCTCGCGCAGTGGATCAAGTCGAAGGGTGGCGAGCCGCTGATGTGGAAGACGGGCCACTCGCTCGTGAAGGCGAAGCTGCGCGAGACGGGTGCGCCGCTCGCCGGCGAAATGAGCGGCCACGTGTTCTTCAAGGATCGCTGGTACGGCTTCGACGACGGTCTCTACACGGGCGCACGCCTGCTCGAGATCCTCACGAAGACGGCCGATCCGAGCGCGCTGCTGAACGGGCTGCCGGACGCGATGAGCACGCCCGAACTGCAGCTGTGGCTCGACGAAGGCGAGAACTTCCGCCTGATCGACAAGCTGCAGAAAGAGGCGAAGTTCGACGGTGCAGAGGAAGTCGTGACGATCGACGGCCTGCGTGTCGAGTACCCGGACGGCTTCGGCCTCGCGCGTTCGTCGAACACGACGCCGGTCGTCGTGATGCGTTTCGAGTCGGAGACGCAGGAAGGGCTCAAGCGCATCCAGGAGGACTTCCGCCGCGTGCTGACGGCCGCGAAGCCGGACGTCAAGCTGCCGTTCTGA
- a CDS encoding class I SAM-dependent methyltransferase codes for METIAAGMRFDSPYINQETITEATRRVDEEGRRLGVGGGGLHFDTRRFALTVEYMKAFELHRGYCVEIGSLEYLSSKVIWSFFPGSTVRGTESDLRYDPLPFADNSVDNVICTEVIEHISDISYRQATTLNGIFFFLDEVYRVLRVGGRALISTPNATSLWAIQRAMMQRAPLMYDWHFREFTKHEMRQIVEYAGFEVVEHNAEFVWHLWDFSPVEEFMRNSNYELSDRGDDQFMIIEKPAQRIRRPHNLNLPSKKIWKEGGLRLVRNQIRRKLYNLDLRLKLAARRFAGRN; via the coding sequence ATGGAAACCATTGCCGCAGGAATGAGGTTTGATTCGCCATATATAAATCAGGAGACAATCACCGAAGCGACGAGGCGCGTCGACGAGGAGGGCCGACGTCTCGGCGTCGGCGGCGGAGGTCTTCATTTCGATACGAGGCGTTTCGCGCTGACGGTCGAATACATGAAAGCGTTCGAGCTTCACCGAGGGTATTGTGTCGAAATCGGTAGCCTCGAATACTTGAGCTCCAAAGTGATATGGTCGTTCTTTCCAGGCTCAACCGTCCGCGGTACCGAAAGCGATCTGCGATATGATCCGCTTCCTTTTGCCGATAATTCAGTCGACAACGTAATCTGTACCGAAGTCATCGAGCATATTTCGGACATTTCTTATCGGCAGGCTACGACGCTGAACGGAATATTCTTTTTCCTCGATGAGGTCTACAGGGTTCTTCGAGTTGGGGGGCGTGCGCTAATCTCAACTCCGAATGCGACCAGCCTATGGGCAATTCAGCGGGCGATGATGCAACGTGCGCCATTGATGTATGACTGGCACTTCCGTGAATTCACGAAACACGAAATGCGTCAGATCGTTGAATATGCCGGATTTGAGGTCGTTGAACATAACGCCGAGTTTGTATGGCATTTATGGGATTTCAGTCCGGTTGAAGAGTTCATGAGGAACTCAAACTACGAATTGTCCGACCGGGGGGATGATCAGTTCATGATCATCGAGAAGCCGGCCCAGCGAATCCGGAGGCCGCACAATCTCAATCTGCCGTCCAAGAAAATCTGGAAGGAAGGTGGCCTACGGCTGGTCAGGAATCAAATTCGACGGAAGTTATATAACCTCGACCTTAGGCTAAAGCTTGCAGCGAGGCGATTCGCTGGGCGTAATTGA
- a CDS encoding acyltransferase family protein, with the protein MLGALRTFLALIVMAAHLGRWTDLTATYAVSTFFVISGYLMTATLHRNYGFGSSGFFRFFLNRFLRLYPMYWIAAGMSVLLIVLEPTLAEAYHRNFLLPDSLRSWASLAMNWYWRPDFPLPGKPSVSHIVPPAWALAVEFAMYVVLALGAARNIKTGVLCLLVGVSFHVAMAHDVNERIYAIPAAALPYGIGICLYFAIKACRASVTTYASVTATLLYAGFICALHFLPLDAAGIPYYLNLAGFAVAFFFIASATEGGYFRWIDRNIGGLSYPIYLIHYQAAFAIQLLLSTKAAGWTLFWFTLPLAVALSAALEYLNRQIVDPCRNVVRAKGGVLSGGAPNMSQSGTR; encoded by the coding sequence ATGCTCGGAGCACTCCGCACTTTTCTTGCGCTGATCGTCATGGCCGCTCATCTTGGGCGATGGACTGATCTCACGGCAACCTATGCTGTGTCGACGTTCTTTGTGATCAGTGGCTATCTGATGACCGCAACGCTCCATCGCAATTATGGGTTCGGATCATCGGGATTCTTTCGGTTCTTCCTGAACCGCTTCCTGAGGCTCTATCCGATGTACTGGATTGCAGCTGGCATGTCGGTCTTGCTGATTGTCCTTGAGCCCACGCTTGCGGAGGCATATCACCGAAATTTTCTGCTGCCCGATTCGCTGCGATCGTGGGCTAGCCTGGCCATGAACTGGTACTGGCGCCCGGATTTCCCCCTGCCCGGCAAGCCGAGCGTATCGCACATCGTGCCGCCGGCATGGGCGCTAGCCGTTGAATTTGCCATGTACGTGGTGCTCGCATTGGGCGCTGCGCGCAACATCAAAACCGGCGTGCTGTGCCTGCTTGTCGGCGTGTCGTTCCATGTTGCGATGGCTCATGACGTGAACGAGCGGATCTATGCGATACCTGCGGCTGCACTTCCGTACGGCATCGGAATATGCCTCTATTTCGCAATCAAGGCATGTCGGGCTTCCGTCACTACGTATGCCTCGGTTACCGCTACGCTCCTGTACGCAGGATTTATATGTGCGCTGCATTTCCTCCCGCTCGATGCTGCAGGAATCCCTTACTACCTGAATCTGGCGGGATTCGCGGTGGCATTCTTCTTCATCGCATCCGCGACGGAAGGGGGCTATTTCAGATGGATTGATCGAAATATCGGAGGCCTGTCTTACCCGATCTATCTCATCCACTATCAGGCTGCCTTTGCCATTCAGCTCCTTCTTTCTACGAAGGCAGCTGGTTGGACGTTATTCTGGTTCACGCTCCCCTTGGCCGTGGCATTATCGGCGGCGCTCGAATACTTGAACAGGCAGATAGTTGACCCTTGCAGAAATGTGGTCCGCGCAAAAGGTGGCGTCCTGTCTGGCGGCGCACCGAACATGAGCCAATCAGGCACCAGGTGA
- a CDS encoding FAD-dependent oxidoreductase produces MFVVFDNVASRLLLVGSVLILAACGHGTDDQPHGTPAPPVAMPVPAPGSDPADVLVYGATPGGISAALEAAKLNKRVVILEPTKHVGGMTTSGISVTDAYPQDRLWAMGGFAHRFVDTVNARYGKTWTMGGIFHEPHVAESILLQMLADAPSVSVEYGAELASVQTNNHEIKAVQTSNGHSYAAKMFIDASYEGDLLEKAGVDHTLGREAKSQYGEPLAGVGPISIKDGARVDPYVVPGQPSSGLLPHVAPNNLGAPGTADSAVQAYGYRLCLTADKGNQIPVVKPANYDPKEFELLGRVALAHPEIVKTFNYIANVPIPNNKFDVNSLGLLSTDEIEGSAEYANANANGRRQIEAEHKRYTLALLTFLATDPRIPPNVRDDVRSWGFCKDEFQDNGGFPWRLYVRQSRRMVGSYVMTQHDLYTETRIPDPIGLGAFPIDQHTVNRIAVDGQVGTEGAIWQPLPRPYPISYRSIVPKYSEIRNLLVPVALSASHVAYSSIRVEPTLMITGQAAGAAAALAIDSRSSVQNIDYAKLSATLVSEGAVLANR; encoded by the coding sequence ATGTTCGTAGTATTCGATAATGTTGCAAGCAGATTGCTGCTGGTCGGTTCGGTGCTCATTCTCGCGGCATGCGGCCACGGTACCGACGACCAACCACACGGGACGCCCGCTCCGCCCGTCGCCATGCCGGTGCCCGCACCAGGATCCGACCCTGCGGATGTCCTCGTCTACGGTGCGACGCCGGGCGGTATATCCGCGGCACTGGAAGCCGCGAAACTGAACAAGCGGGTCGTCATTCTGGAACCGACGAAACACGTCGGTGGCATGACGACGAGCGGGATCAGCGTGACAGACGCCTATCCCCAGGATCGTCTATGGGCAATGGGCGGTTTCGCGCATCGCTTCGTCGACACGGTAAACGCGCGCTACGGAAAGACCTGGACGATGGGCGGCATATTTCACGAGCCGCATGTCGCCGAGAGCATTCTGCTGCAGATGCTTGCCGACGCCCCGTCCGTTTCCGTCGAATACGGAGCCGAACTGGCGAGCGTTCAAACCAATAATCACGAGATCAAGGCCGTCCAGACGAGCAACGGACATAGTTACGCGGCAAAGATGTTCATCGATGCGAGCTACGAAGGCGATTTGCTCGAGAAGGCCGGCGTCGACCATACGCTCGGGCGCGAAGCGAAGTCACAATATGGCGAACCCCTCGCCGGCGTTGGCCCCATTTCCATCAAGGACGGCGCGCGCGTGGATCCCTACGTTGTGCCAGGTCAACCGAGCAGCGGATTGCTTCCGCATGTAGCGCCCAACAATCTCGGCGCCCCGGGAACGGCAGACTCGGCCGTGCAGGCATATGGCTATCGGCTTTGCCTCACTGCGGATAAGGGAAACCAGATTCCCGTCGTCAAACCGGCCAACTACGATCCCAAGGAATTCGAACTACTGGGGCGCGTCGCCCTGGCTCACCCGGAAATCGTCAAGACGTTCAACTACATCGCGAACGTTCCGATTCCCAACAACAAGTTCGACGTCAATAGCCTCGGCCTGCTATCGACGGACGAGATCGAGGGAAGCGCGGAGTATGCCAATGCGAATGCGAACGGTCGTCGCCAAATCGAGGCGGAGCACAAGCGTTATACGCTGGCGCTCCTGACGTTTCTCGCGACGGATCCCCGCATTCCGCCAAACGTACGCGATGACGTTCGCTCGTGGGGATTCTGCAAGGACGAGTTCCAGGATAACGGCGGGTTCCCATGGCGTCTTTACGTACGGCAAAGTCGCCGGATGGTCGGTAGCTATGTGATGACACAGCACGATCTGTACACGGAAACCCGGATCCCGGATCCCATCGGTCTTGGTGCATTCCCGATCGATCAGCATACGGTCAATCGTATTGCGGTAGACGGACAGGTCGGTACCGAAGGCGCCATTTGGCAGCCGCTGCCGCGTCCGTACCCGATCTCGTATCGATCGATTGTCCCCAAGTACAGCGAGATCCGGAATTTGCTCGTGCCGGTTGCACTGTCTGCGTCGCACGTCGCGTATTCATCGATACGCGTCGAGCCGACGCTCATGATTACCGGTCAGGCGGCCGGAGCCGCCGCAGCGCTCGCCATAGATTCGCGAAGCAGTGTTCAAAACATCGACTATGCAAAGCTGTCCGCGACACTGGTGAGCGAAGGTGCGGTGTTGGCGAACAGATGA
- the waaC gene encoding lipopolysaccharide heptosyltransferase I codes for MQKILIVRVSSLGDVVHNMPVIADIRRRHPNAQIDWLVEESFVDLVKLVDGVRNVLPFSLRRWRKKPFSGATWREIRAFRQRLAAEQYDLVIDCQGLIKTAWVASWARGPLVGLGNRTDGAGYEWPVRFFYRKRVPIAPRTHVVERSRQLVAAALDDPAPTPADPVDFGLDTRAAALAVAALGLNLPVPYVVFVHATSRADKQWPDAAWIELGQALVRRGASLVLPWGNDAERATSERLAKEFGAAAIVPPRLSLPAVVGLIDGAAATVGVDTGLVHIAAALKRPTVELYNFATAWRTGGYWSPNVVNLGTAGQPPSIAQVKSALAGFGLL; via the coding sequence GTGCAAAAGATCCTGATCGTGCGCGTGTCGTCGCTGGGCGACGTCGTGCACAACATGCCGGTGATCGCCGATATCCGGCGCCGCCACCCCAATGCGCAGATCGACTGGCTCGTCGAGGAAAGCTTCGTCGACCTGGTCAAGCTCGTCGACGGCGTGCGCAACGTGCTGCCGTTCTCGCTGCGCCGCTGGCGCAAGAAGCCGTTCTCGGGCGCCACGTGGCGCGAGATCCGTGCGTTCCGCCAGCGCCTCGCGGCCGAGCAGTACGACCTCGTGATCGACTGTCAGGGCCTCATCAAGACGGCCTGGGTCGCCAGCTGGGCGCGTGGCCCGCTCGTCGGGCTCGGCAACCGCACCGACGGCGCCGGCTACGAGTGGCCCGTGCGCTTCTTCTATCGCAAGCGCGTGCCGATCGCGCCGCGCACGCACGTCGTCGAGCGCTCGCGGCAACTCGTCGCGGCCGCGCTGGACGACCCGGCGCCGACGCCGGCCGATCCGGTCGACTTCGGCCTCGATACGCGCGCGGCGGCGCTCGCGGTGGCCGCGCTCGGCCTGAACCTGCCGGTGCCGTACGTGGTGTTCGTCCACGCGACGTCGCGTGCCGACAAGCAATGGCCGGACGCCGCGTGGATCGAGCTCGGCCAGGCCCTCGTGCGGCGCGGCGCGTCGCTCGTGCTGCCGTGGGGCAACGACGCGGAACGCGCGACCAGCGAGCGGCTCGCAAAAGAGTTCGGCGCGGCGGCGATCGTGCCGCCGCGGCTGTCGCTGCCGGCGGTGGTCGGGCTGATCGACGGCGCGGCCGCCACCGTCGGGGTTGATACAGGTCTGGTTCACATCGCGGCCGCGCTGAAGCGTCCGACGGTCGAACTGTACAATTTCGCGACGGCCTGGCGGACCGGCGGCTACTGGTCGCCGAACGTCGTCAATCTCGGCACGGCGGGGCAACCCCCGTCGATCGCGCAGGTGAAGTCGGCGCTCGCGGGCTTCGGTCTCCTGTAA
- a CDS encoding Kdo hydroxylase family protein, translating into MSESQIIEVPSADWSGHNLSAPREQLLAAVEEGKVLYFPHLRFAIEGGEEALLDPALADPKRKNISLAPNGGALAGVLGDNVTQSAVRALVARFQQQAGTLVDGLFPEYRGKLRVAPTSLRLMQVETRQTSWRKDDSRLHVDAFPSRPNYGERILRVFTNVNPVGVPRVWRVGEPFEDVAKRFLPHIKPQLPGAAWLLNLLHVTKSPRSAYDHLMLNLHDSMKADLDYQKTAPQQTMPFPPGCVWICFSDQTSHAVMSGQFMLEQTFFLPVDAMVRRECAPLGILERLKGRALV; encoded by the coding sequence ATGAGCGAATCCCAGATCATCGAAGTCCCGTCCGCCGACTGGAGCGGACACAACCTGTCGGCGCCGCGCGAGCAGCTGCTGGCCGCCGTCGAGGAAGGCAAGGTGCTGTATTTCCCGCACCTGCGCTTCGCGATCGAAGGCGGCGAGGAAGCGCTGCTCGATCCGGCGCTCGCCGACCCGAAACGCAAGAACATCAGCCTCGCGCCGAACGGCGGCGCGCTCGCCGGCGTGCTCGGCGACAACGTCACGCAGTCGGCGGTGCGCGCGCTCGTCGCGCGCTTCCAGCAGCAGGCCGGCACGCTCGTCGACGGCCTCTTTCCCGAATACCGCGGCAAGCTGCGCGTCGCGCCGACGAGCCTGCGGCTGATGCAGGTCGAGACGCGCCAGACGTCGTGGCGCAAGGACGACAGCCGGCTGCACGTCGACGCATTCCCGTCGCGGCCCAACTACGGCGAGCGCATCCTGCGCGTGTTCACGAACGTGAACCCGGTCGGCGTGCCGCGCGTGTGGCGCGTCGGCGAGCCGTTCGAGGACGTCGCGAAGCGCTTCCTGCCGCACATCAAGCCGCAGTTGCCGGGCGCCGCATGGCTGCTGAACCTGCTGCACGTGACGAAGTCGCCGCGCAGCGCGTACGACCACCTGATGCTGAACCTGCACGACAGCATGAAGGCCGATCTCGACTACCAGAAGACGGCTCCGCAGCAGACGATGCCGTTTCCGCCGGGCTGCGTGTGGATATGTTTCTCGGATCAGACTTCGCACGCTGTGATGTCCGGCCAGTTCATGCTCGAACAGACCTTCTTCCTGCCGGTCGACGCGATGGTGCGCCGCGAATGCGCGCCGCTCGGCATTCTCGAACGCCTGAAGGGCAGGGCGCTGGTTTGA